Proteins found in one Vallitalea okinawensis genomic segment:
- a CDS encoding response regulator, which translates to MKILVVDDHPLVRKGLISVLAMDRCCKNFFEASNIEQTLRLIKEEEPDLAIIDLRLGHEDGLSLVKQARKIRKQMKYVILTSSIHNEDFTRAKRMEVDGYILKEAITEDLIYALHVIMRGKKYYDPMIMEYNLTRGNKSFDVLTSREQDVLNEIAVGLSNNEIAKKLFISEYTVKKHVSNILGKLNLSHRTEAALYANKIIQ; encoded by the coding sequence GTGAAGATACTTGTAGTTGATGATCATCCTTTAGTTAGAAAAGGTCTTATTTCAGTGTTAGCAATGGACCGTTGTTGTAAAAATTTTTTTGAAGCATCCAATATAGAACAGACCTTACGTTTAATTAAAGAAGAAGAACCTGATTTAGCCATAATTGACTTAAGATTAGGGCATGAGGATGGATTGAGTTTAGTGAAACAAGCTAGAAAAATAAGAAAGCAAATGAAATATGTCATATTAACATCATCAATCCATAACGAAGACTTTACACGTGCTAAAAGAATGGAAGTAGATGGCTATATTCTAAAAGAAGCCATAACAGAAGACTTAATTTATGCGCTTCACGTTATCATGAGAGGAAAAAAATATTATGACCCTATGATTATGGAATATAACTTAACGCGAGGAAATAAATCATTTGATGTATTAACATCGAGAGAACAAGATGTTTTGAATGAAATAGCTGTAGGCTTAAGTAATAATGAAATTGCTAAAAAATTGTTTATTTCTGAATATACGGTTAAAAAACATGTTAGTAATATACTAGGTAAGCTAAACTTGAGTCACCGTACAGAAGCAGCTCTATATGCCAATAAAATTATACAATAA
- a CDS encoding sensor histidine kinase → MSHVLKDIKEYTKASDNLKMIILYRNFSTLITSIFYLISNNNPILVELIVISSVIISSRIIMKLYKRNINDRNFVKVLTIIETLGISLILIPTGGLDSAYIWYALNTILVSIFFLPKRYKWINLFLYLIITLTISYRFINSDQMFIYFVISHSNLILSFILMTVVLTLLFKQNKMLNNKGIELIALNAELTQIYERSNESIDYIMGLYQAIESLSTQHSKEETIKLLVKYIKKITKSTTVIFYYTEDDDYRNYGLENLSEERRYELEQRLERDFYHIQESDEPSKIELNSQEYILINISSSYKHYGILGIENNKCSSSLFYHQNIKQLNFLSDLSSIILEKLNLEEMNERMLINEEQNRIANEIHDSVCQRLFAISCATHALHLNHSKMTSEEYEDIICDIKNASQLAMKELRTVIYKLSWKEKGENTFESEVKDYINGLSKLHNVNINLTLNGNQELLNFNLKKGIYRIICESTGNAIRHGKAKNIDICISINPQSLELMILDNGVGFDEKSKKSNKGLGLKNIYNLVYALKGHINIDSNIGKGTNINIVFEIENISLVI, encoded by the coding sequence ATGAGCCATGTACTAAAGGATATAAAAGAATATACAAAAGCATCAGATAATTTAAAGATGATAATATTATATAGAAATTTTTCAACTCTAATAACATCAATATTTTATTTAATATCTAATAATAATCCAATTTTAGTCGAATTAATAGTCATATCAAGTGTAATTATATCTTCTAGAATAATCATGAAGCTATACAAGAGAAATATAAATGATCGAAATTTTGTGAAAGTTCTAACGATTATTGAAACTCTAGGAATTTCTTTAATTTTGATCCCTACGGGTGGGCTAGATAGTGCATATATTTGGTATGCGCTAAATACTATACTTGTTTCTATATTTTTTTTACCCAAGCGTTATAAGTGGATTAATTTATTCCTATACTTAATAATAACGTTAACGATTTCGTATAGGTTCATAAATTCAGATCAAATGTTTATATATTTTGTTATAAGCCATTCTAATTTAATTCTTAGCTTTATTCTTATGACGGTTGTTTTAACATTATTATTCAAACAGAATAAAATGTTAAATAATAAGGGAATAGAACTCATAGCATTAAACGCTGAATTGACTCAAATATATGAGAGATCTAACGAGTCTATTGACTACATTATGGGACTATATCAGGCAATAGAATCGCTATCTACTCAGCATAGTAAGGAAGAGACTATCAAATTACTTGTTAAGTATATAAAAAAAATTACTAAATCAACGACAGTAATATTTTATTATACGGAAGATGACGATTATAGGAATTATGGACTTGAGAATTTATCAGAAGAAAGGCGTTATGAATTAGAGCAGCGGCTAGAAAGGGATTTTTATCATATACAAGAGTCAGACGAACCTTCGAAAATAGAATTAAATTCACAAGAGTATATATTAATTAATATAAGTTCTTCATATAAGCATTATGGTATTTTAGGCATTGAAAACAATAAGTGTAGTTCTAGTCTCTTCTATCATCAAAACATTAAGCAGTTGAATTTTTTATCAGATCTAAGCTCAATTATACTTGAGAAACTTAATTTGGAAGAAATGAATGAACGAATGCTTATTAATGAAGAGCAAAATCGTATTGCTAATGAAATACATGATAGTGTATGTCAAAGGTTGTTTGCTATATCCTGTGCTACTCATGCATTACATTTGAATCATTCAAAAATGACATCTGAAGAATACGAAGATATTATTTGTGATATAAAAAATGCATCACAACTAGCAATGAAAGAACTAAGAACAGTTATATATAAGCTTAGTTGGAAGGAAAAAGGTGAAAATACTTTTGAATCAGAAGTAAAGGATTATATAAATGGGCTTTCAAAGTTACATAACGTTAACATTAACCTTACTCTGAATGGAAATCAAGAATTATTAAACTTTAATCTTAAGAAAGGGATTTACAGAATTATTTGCGAAAGTACAGGTAATGCAATTAGGCATGGAAAGGCAAAGAATATTGATATTTGTATTTCTATTAACCCACAATCTCTTGAATTAATGATATTGGATAATGGTGTAGGATTTGATGAAAAGTCGAAAAAAAGTAATAAAGGTTTGGGGTTAAAGAATATATATAATTTAGTATATGCTTTAAAAGGGCACATAAATATTGATAGTAATATAGGAAAAGGAACCAATATTAATATTGTTTTTGAAATAGAAAACATTTCATTAGTCATATAA
- a CDS encoding acyl-CoA thioesterase, producing the protein MAVNETKIKVRYAETDQMGVVHHSRYYPWFEVGRTELLAEGGLPYREIEEQGIMFPLVESSCKYKEGARYEDILIIKSFIDELKAAKFTMSYEVIREADMKILATGKTVHAITDKNLKLVNLKKVNIEVWNLLHSLSELQ; encoded by the coding sequence ATGGCAGTTAATGAAACAAAAATAAAAGTGAGGTATGCTGAGACAGATCAGATGGGTGTTGTACATCATTCAAGATATTATCCATGGTTTGAAGTTGGAAGAACTGAATTACTTGCAGAAGGCGGATTACCTTATAGAGAGATCGAGGAACAGGGTATTATGTTCCCTTTAGTAGAAAGTTCTTGCAAGTATAAAGAAGGAGCTAGGTATGAAGATATCCTTATCATTAAGAGTTTTATTGATGAACTAAAAGCAGCTAAGTTCACGATGTCTTATGAAGTTATTCGTGAAGCCGATATGAAGATTTTAGCTACAGGGAAAACAGTACATGCCATTACAGATAAAAATCTTAAACTAGTCAACTTGAAAAAAGTAAATATTGAAGTATGGAATTTACTACATAGTTTGAGTGAATTACAATAA